The following are encoded together in the Salvia hispanica cultivar TCC Black 2014 chromosome 6, UniMelb_Shisp_WGS_1.0, whole genome shotgun sequence genome:
- the LOC125191776 gene encoding uncharacterized protein LOC125191776 gives MSIIPLAKNLQLELSEASSDLRYATAKSVRKPDHRILKSLLEKRSHMDSAYKTVIINLLTSDEEASPGEVRTEAVDQGIEQMERPRQAKKGGQLCRIRGQNDEHGTESDEGIEQRERHLQAKKSGVNGRVISRNDGDALRKMKAEPDVGIELIEGPSHVKKSGFKSRMVDGNDKAGPSKVMERPSEVMNRKRKCRTVDKHYKDYSTGEETESDEIDSDETESDEIASDDSESDDVVEIAEWPLQVKNRKGKSVVKDQHGGHRGSAQATKKNKVPLPKSGLQLARSPCDRAAGVTPAKNSEGKSHAKGKGVMKQLRKADAKKLRVPEDHEKMHNRDSWIRRRRKLARADSHTKAAYAGVKEEEPDRHVETRPPQKGIHKQVKKVKCPKCSRVYCSGVGDREEGEGSSKSVPDVVILDSKKVLNNEIRSPFVSENAVHRSMCDAEFDFNEDPNEKQKDNDFKKELLEVLSKPFDRAELKRAREAYKSGLYACYHPDVQKRLTRYRYKRENCLTILRGFLFWLENVSREGVFRPWKHRRYIELELPSD, from the exons ATGTCGATTATTCCCCTTGCCAAGAATCTACAGTTGGAACTCAGCGAGGCTAGTTCCGACTTAAGGTATGCTACTGCTAAATCTGTGAGAAAGCCCGATCACCGGATTTTGAAAAGTCTCTTGGAGAAAAGGAGCCATATGGATTCGGCCTACAAGACCGTTATCATAAACCTTCTAACCTCGGACGAGGAGGCTAGTCCAGGCGAGGTGAGAACTGAAGCAGTTGATCAAGGCATTGAGCAGATGGAGAGGCCCAGGCAAGCTAAGAAAGGTGGGCAACTTTGCAGAATCAGAGGCCAAAATGATGAGCATGGAACTGAATCAGATGAAGGCATTGAGCAGAGGGAGAGGCACTTGCAAGCTAAGAAAAGTGGGGTTAATGGTAGAGTCATCTCCCGAAATGATGGGGATGCTTTGCGCAAGATGAAAGCTGAACCTGATGTAGGCATTGAGCTGATTGAGGGGCCCTCGCacgttaagaaaagtgggtttAAAAGCAGAATGGTAGACGGAAATGACAAGGCTGGTCCAAGCAAGGTGATGGAGAGGCCCTCGGAAGTTATGAATAGGAAACGAAAATGCAGAACCGTTGATAAACATTACAAGGATTATTCAACTGGGGAGGAAACTGAATCGGATGAAATTGATTCGGATGAAACTGAATCTGATGAAATTGCATCAGATGATTCTGAATCAGATGATGTCGTTGAGATCGCGGAGTGGCCCTTGCAAGTTAAGAACAGAAAAGGAAAATCCGTAGTCAAAGACCAGCATGGTGGGCATCGTGGTAGCGCTCAAGCCACTAAGAAAAATAAGGTACCATTACCTAAAAGTGGTTTGCAGCTGGCGCGGTCTCCATGTGACCGTGCTGCTGGAGTAACACCAGCCAAGAACTCAGAAGGGAAGTCACACGCTAAAGGCAAGGGTGTGATGAAACAACTGCGTAAGGCAGACGCGAAGAAGCTTAGGGTGCCTGAGGACCATGAGAAGATGCATAATCGAGACTCATGGATAAGAAGGAGGAGGAAACTCGCCCGAGCAGATTCACACACGAAGGCTGCCTATGCTGGTGTTAAGGAGGAGGAGCCTGACCGTCACGTGGAAACTCGTCCGCCTCAAAAAGGAATCCATAAACAAGTTAAAAAGGTCAAGTGTCCTAAATGCTCGCGCGTATATTGTAGTGGTGTAGGGGATCGGGAAGAAGGAGAAGGTAGCAGTAAGAGTGTTCCAGACGTGGTCATCCTAGACAGTAAGAAGGTTCTTAACAATGAAATCCGGAGCCCTTTTGTTTCTGAAAACGCAGTTCACAGAAGT ATGTGCGATGCTGAGTTTGACTTCAATGAAGACCctaatgaaaaacaaaaagataacGATTTCAAGAAGGAGCTCTTAGAAGTTCTCAGTAAACCATTTGACAGAGCAGAACTCAAAAGGGCCCGGGAAGCTTACAAGTCTGGATTATATGCCTGTTACCATCCCG ATGTGCAAAAAAGACTCACGAGATACAGATATAAACGGGAGAATTGCTTAACCATCCTTCGTGGATTCTTGTTTTGGCTTGAG AATGTGAGCCGTGAAGGAGTGTTTCGGCCATGGAAACACAGGCGCTACATCGAGCTGGAGCTACCTTCTGACTAA
- the LOC125191777 gene encoding NAD(P)H-quinone oxidoreductase subunit M, chloroplastic-like: MAAASSAYAGFSMLPWRNSSQKLKKITTFSVSAQQAEVEQETTKVETETKKQPGMTKPRPVEPQLNVESKNMGKEYGGQWLSSTTRHVRIFAAYIDPETCAFDQTQMDKLTLILDPTDEFVWTDDTCTKVYSYFQELIDHYEGAPLTEYTLRLIGSDVEHYIRKLLYQGEIKYNMDARVLNFSMGKPRVGFSYDGQVPDTY; this comes from the exons ATGGCTGCTGCCTCCTCAGCCTACGCCGGCTTCTCCATGCTCCCATGGAGAAACAGCAGCCAGAAACTGAAAAAGATCACCACTTTCTCAGTCTCAGCCCAGCAAGCAGAAGTCGAACAAGAGACAACAAAAGTAGAAACAGAGACGAAGAAGCAGCCGGGCATGACCAAGCCACGGCCAGTGGAGCCGCAGCTGAACGTGGAGAGCAAAAACATGGGGAAGGAATACGGAGGGCAGTGGCTTAGCAGCACCACCAGGCACGTCAGGATCTTCGCAGCCTACATCGATCCAGAGACGTGCGCATTCGACCAGACGCAGATGGATAAGCTCACCCTCATCCTTGACCCCACCGATGAGTTCGTGTGGACAGACGACACCTGCACCAAAGTCTACTCCTACTTCCAAGAGCTCATTGACCATTACGAG GGAGCTCCGTTGACAGAATACACGCTGCGTCTGATCGGTTCAGACGTAGAACACTACATAAGGAAGCTGCTGTACCAGGGAGAGATCAAATACAACATGGATGCAAGAGTGCTGAATTTCAGCATGGGGAAACCGCGCGTCGGATTCAGCTACGACGGCCAAGTTCCCGATACCTACTGA